Part of the Cellulomonas sp. WB94 genome, CCGGGTGCACAGGGCGGTCAGCACGGCGCGGTCGAGCCGGTCGAGGCCGAGGAAGTCCACCTCGTACACCTGGAGAGCGGCGCGGGCGGCGTCGAGCGACAGTGTCCCGTCGCCGCGCACCTGCGCCCAGTCGCGCACGCGGCGCAGCAGCCGGTTCGCGATCCGTGGCGTGCCGCGTGACCGCATCGCGATCTCGGGTACGGCATCCGGCGCGAGATCGACGCCCATGAGCCTCGCGGACCTCACGAGCACCCGCTCGAGCTCGTCGGGCGAGTAGAAGTCGAGGTGGCCGGTGAAGCCGAACCGGTCGCGCAGCGGCGCGGGCAGCAGACCGGCGCGGGTCGTCGCCCCGACGACGGTGAAGGGCGGCAACGACAGCGGGATGGCACTCGCCCCCGCGCCCTTGCCGACGATGATGTCGACCCGGAAGTCCTCCATCGCGACGTAGAGCAGCTCCTCGGCGGGTCGCGCGATCCGGTGGATCTCGTCGATGAACAGGACCTCGCCCTCGTCGAGCGACGACAGCACGGCCGCCAGGTCGCCGGCGTGCTGGATCGCGGGCCCGCTCGTGACGCGAAGGGATGCGCCGAGCTCGGCCGCGATGATCATGGCCAGAGTCGTCTTGCCGAGACCTGGAGGGCCGGACAGCAGCACGTGATCGGGTGCGCGGCCACGGCCGACCGCCGCCTGGAGCACGAGCGACAGCTGCTCGCGCACGACCGCCTGGCCGACGAACTCCTCGAGCCGGCGTGGACGCAGTGCGGCCTCGGCGGCCCGTTCGAGATCGTCCGCCTCGGGTCTCACGACGAAGTCGTCGACCTCAGGACCTGCGAGGGCGTCGTCAGCCACGGACGCCGCCCAGGGCGCGCAGCGCGGAGCGCAGGACTCCCGCGACCTCGTCGCCACCGACCGGACCCGTCGCGCCGTCGAGCACGCCCGCGACGGCATCCTCGGCGGCGCGCGCGGTCCAGCCGAGCCCGACGAGGGCATCGACGACCTGGGAGCGCCGGTCGTCCTGCTGTGCCGGACCGGCGTCGGGCGCCGACGAGGGTGCCCCGAGGCGGTCGGCGAGCTCGAGAACGATCCGCTGGGCGCCCTTGTGCCCGATGCCCGGCACCCGCTTGAGTGCCGCGAGGTCCTCCCCCGCGACCGCGCGGCGAAGGCCGTCGGGGCTGTGCACCGCGAGCATCGCGAGCGCGAGCCGAGGGCCGACCCCGCTCACGGTCTGCACGACCTCGAAGACCTCGCGCTCGTCGTCGTCGGCGAAGCCGAAGAGCGTCAGGGAGTCCTCACGGACGACGAGGGCCGTGGCCAGCCGAGCCGGCGCGCCAGGACGGAGCCCGGCGAGCGTCGCGGGGGTCGCATGCACGAGCATGCCCACACCGCCGACCTCGATCACCGCGGCGTCGAGCCGCACCGCCAGCACCGTGCCGCGCACCGACGCGATCATCGACGCCTCCTGTCACCTCAGAGTCTCCCCGGTCCCACCGGAGCACCCGAACACCTGTACGAGCCGCAGATACCGTAACAAGGACCGTCAGCCGCGTGACGCCCGACGCGCCGCCTGCTCGGCGCTGGCCCAGGCGCGCTGCGCCGCCGTGAGCGAGCCCGGCGCGCGCTGCGGCGCACCGAGCGCTCCGGCCGGGCGCCACAGGTGGCAGATCGCGAGCGCGAGGGCGTCGGCTGCATCGGCCGGCTTCGGCAGCTCGTCGAGCGAGAGGAGCCGGGCGACCATCGACTGCACCTGCAGCTTCTCCGCCCGACCGTTGCCGGTGACGGCCGCCTTCACCTCGCTCGGCGTGTGCAGCGCAACCGGGATCCGACGCCGGGCGGCCGCCAGCATCGCGATGCCGGCCACCTGCGCGGTCCCCATCACCGTGGACACGTTGTGCTGCGCGAACACGCGCTCGACCGCGACCGCGTCGGGGGCGTGCTCCTCGATCCACTCGTCGATCGCGGTGGCGATGAGCAGCAGTCGCTGATCCGCGTCGAGATCGGGGTCAGACCGTGCGACGCCCACCGCGACGAGCGCCACACGGCGCCCTGAGAGCCCGTCGACCACGCCCAGGCCGCACCGGGTCAGGCCGGGGTCCACTCCGAGCACGCGCACCGCTCAAGTCTCCCAGCGTGGTCGGATCCGTCCGGGAGGTGTCCGTTCCCGGCGCGGCGGCAGCGAGCTCAGTCGGCGTCGAGCTCCGCCATGACCTCGTCGGACGCATCGAAGTTCGCGTACACGTTCTGCACGTCGTCGGAGTCCTCGAGCGCGTCGATCAGGCGCAGGATCTTGCGGGCGCCCTCGGCGTCGACCGCGATCTGCGTCGCCGGGTAGAAGACGACGTCCGCCGACTCGTAGTCGATGCCCGCCTCCTGGAGCGCCGTGCGCACCTGGACCAGGTCGGTGGCCTCGGAGAGGACCTCGAAGGAGTCGCCGAAGTCGTTGACCTCGAGAGCGCCCGCCTCGAGCACCGCCTCCATGACGGCGTCCTCGGTGGTGCCCTCCTTGGAGACGATGACGACGCCCTTGCGGGAGAACAGGTACGAGACCGAGCCTGGGTCCGCCATCTGACCCCCGTTGCGCGTGAACGCGACGCGCACGTCAGAGGCCGCACGGTTGCGGTTGTCGGTGAGGCACTCGACGAGCACGGCGATCCCGCCGGTGCCGTAGCCCTCGTAGATGATCGACTGGTAGTCGGCGCCGCCGGCTTCCTGGCCCGAGCCGCGCTTGACCGCGCGGTTGATGTTGTCGATCGGGACCGACGACTTCTTGGCCTTCTGGACCGCGTCGACGAGCGTCGGGTTGCCGGCGAGGTCACCACCGCCGGTCCGGGCCGCGACCTCGATGTTCTTGACGAGCTTGGCGAAGAGCTTGCTCCGCTTGGCGTCGACGACGGCCTTCTGGTGCTTGGTGGTGGCCCACTTGGAGTGACCCGACATCGTTGGTGCCCCTTCGTCTCCGTCCACCACACCCCTGCGCACCCGGCACGCCGGGAGGTCCGTCAGAGGCTGTCGCGGACGATCTTCACGAACAATCGGTGCACGCGCATGTCACCGGTGACCTCCGGATGAAAGGAGGTCGCGAGCAGTGAACCCTGCCGCACCGCGACGATCCTACCGGCGGCTGGACCCGTCTCCACCCGCGCCAGCACGGTCGCGGCGGGACCGACCTCCTCGACCCACGGCGCCCGGATGAAGACCGCGTGCACGGGCTGCGTGGCGGTGTCCTCGATGCCGTCGATCACGAGGTCCGTCTCGAACGAGTCGACCTGGCGGCCGAACGCGTTGCGACGCACGGTGATGTCGAGTCCGCCCAGGGTCTGCTGGCCGTCGGCCGCCCCGAGCAACCGGTCGGCGAGCAGGATCATCCCGGCGCACGAGCCGTAGGCGGGCATCCCGGCACGCAACCGTTCCTGGACCGGCTCGAACAGGTCGAAGGCGCGCAGGAGCTTGTCGATCGTGGTGGACTCCCCGCCGGGAAGGACCAGGGCGTCGACCGCCGCGAGCTCCCTGGCGCGCCGCACGGGCACGGCGCCGGCTCCGCAGAGCTCCAGGGCGCGGGCGTGCTCGCGAACGTCGCCCTGCAGGGCCAGGACACCGATCGTGGGACTCACGCGGACATCCTAAGGACAGGTGGTCATCCCGTGACCGCGACGTTCGCCGCTCCGCGCGCGTCGGTGGTCGCGCCCCACCCGTGCACCAGGTCCGCGAGGCGGTCGAGTCCCTCGAGCAGACCCGACCGTTCGCTCGCGAGGGAGACTCGGACCATCCCCTCGGCACCCGCACCGAAGGCGCTGCCCGGCGACACCGCCACATGCCGCTCCGCCAGCAGCCGCACCGCGAAGGCCGTGCTGTCGTGGGTGGCCGCCGAGACGTCGACCATCAGGTAGAAGGCGCCGTCGGGCCGCACGCACGGAACCCCGCGCGCCTCGAGGAGCCGTACTGCGGCGTCCCGACGCTCGCGGTACGACGCGACCGCATCGGCCACCGCGACCTGCGGCCCCACGAGCGCGGCGAGCCCGGCGCGTTGGCTCACCGACGACGGGCACGCGACAGTGGCCTCCGCGAGCTGACCGAGCAGTGCCTGCACCTGCGGGTCGCGGGCGTGGACGTATCCCAGGCGCCACCCGGTCATCGCGTACGTCTTGGAGAAGCTGAAGAACGTCAGGACCCGTCCGTCGGTGTCGAAGGTCGCTGCGCTGACGTGCGGCACGCCGAAGGTGATCGCCTCGTAGCACTCGTCCGAGAACACCCACAGGTCGTGCCGGCGCGCCAGCGCCACGATCCCCGCGAGCAGCTCGGGCGGGTAGACGGCACCGGTCGGGTTGTTCGGGGAGCACACGACGACGACCCGGGTCTGCGGCGTGATCGACGCCTCGATGTCGGCGAGCGTCGGGACGAACCCGTTCATCGCGTGCGTCGGGTAGCAGCGCACCTCCGCGCCCGCCGCCACGGCCGCCATGCGCCAGTTGGGGAACTCCGGGTCCGGAAGCAGGATCTCGTCACCAGGGCCGGTCAACGCGTTCATCGCCATCGCCAGACCGCTCATGGCGCCGTGCGTGACGACGATGTCGTCCGGCGTCGCCGCCAGCCCGTTGACGGCCTCGACCTTGGCGGCCAGCGCCGCGCGCAGGTCGAACGCGCCGATGCTCGACGTGTACCCCGTGTGCCCGTTCCGTGCGTCGTGCGCCGCCGCATCGATCACGTGGGGCGCCGTGGGCACGTCGGGCTCGCCGAGCTCGAGCCGGATGGCCGTCGGGTCCTGGATCGCGAGCTCCATCAGCTCGCGGATCCCGCTGCGGTGCATGCGGACGACGGACGACGATGACGTTGGCATGCACGTCACCGTATTCCTCCCGCATGACGGCCGTGTTACCCGTCAGCCGCGCAGTGTGAGCGCCCGTCGCGCGGTCACAGGTGGCGGGTGATGCCGTCCCAGCGAGGCAGCAGCCCCTGCACCAGATCGGCCAGACCCAGGGGAAAGACCTCCTCCGTCACCAGGCGTAGCGCGTCGAGCTCCCACCACCGCAGCTCGTCGAGGACGTCCAGCTCCAGGTCGGTCCAGCCCTCGCGGCTGAGTGCCTGGTCGTCGTCCCGCGGGACGACCCGGGCCAGGAAGATCTCCTCGTCCTGCCGGCACGACTCCGCGAAGAAGTCGAACACCGCCGACCGCGTGAACACCGGTCCGACCAGCTCGGCCGGCGCCAGCACCAGACCGGTCTCCTCGCGGACCTCCCGGACCGCCGCGGACCGCGCGTCCTCCCCCGGGTCGATGCCGCCGCCGACGGTGAACCACCAGCTGCGCTCGGGCTGGTCGACGTCGTGCCCGCGCAGGAGCAGGAGCCGGTCGGAGTCGTCGAGCAGGATCACCCGCGCCGCCCGACGGAACCGCAGGCCGTCGGCGCCGAGCACCCACTCGGCACCGAGCCTCGACCCCGCGGTCGGCCCGCCGGGGGCATCCCGCGGCGGGCCCGCTGTCACCAGCCGCGCTCGGCGAGCCGGTGCGGGACGGGCAGGTCGGCGACGTTGATGCCCACCAT contains:
- a CDS encoding YebC/PmpR family DNA-binding transcriptional regulator; this encodes MSGHSKWATTKHQKAVVDAKRSKLFAKLVKNIEVAARTGGGDLAGNPTLVDAVQKAKKSSVPIDNINRAVKRGSGQEAGGADYQSIIYEGYGTGGIAVLVECLTDNRNRAASDVRVAFTRNGGQMADPGSVSYLFSRKGVVIVSKEGTTEDAVMEAVLEAGALEVNDFGDSFEVLSEATDLVQVRTALQEAGIDYESADVVFYPATQIAVDAEGARKILRLIDALEDSDDVQNVYANFDASDEVMAELDAD
- a CDS encoding pyridoxal phosphate-dependent aminotransferase codes for the protein MPTSSSSVVRMHRSGIRELMELAIQDPTAIRLELGEPDVPTAPHVIDAAAHDARNGHTGYTSSIGAFDLRAALAAKVEAVNGLAATPDDIVVTHGAMSGLAMAMNALTGPGDEILLPDPEFPNWRMAAVAAGAEVRCYPTHAMNGFVPTLADIEASITPQTRVVVVCSPNNPTGAVYPPELLAGIVALARRHDLWVFSDECYEAITFGVPHVSAATFDTDGRVLTFFSFSKTYAMTGWRLGYVHARDPQVQALLGQLAEATVACPSSVSQRAGLAALVGPQVAVADAVASYRERRDAAVRLLEARGVPCVRPDGAFYLMVDVSAATHDSTAFAVRLLAERHVAVSPGSAFGAGAEGMVRVSLASERSGLLEGLDRLADLVHGWGATTDARGAANVAVTG
- the pdxT gene encoding pyridoxal 5'-phosphate synthase glutaminase subunit PdxT, with translation MSPTIGVLALQGDVREHARALELCGAGAVPVRRARELAAVDALVLPGGESTTIDKLLRAFDLFEPVQERLRAGMPAYGSCAGMILLADRLLGAADGQQTLGGLDITVRRNAFGRQVDSFETDLVIDGIEDTATQPVHAVFIRAPWVEEVGPAATVLARVETGPAAGRIVAVRQGSLLATSFHPEVTGDMRVHRLFVKIVRDSL
- a CDS encoding NUDIX domain-containing protein, which gives rise to MTAGPPRDAPGGPTAGSRLGAEWVLGADGLRFRRAARVILLDDSDRLLLLRGHDVDQPERSWWFTVGGGIDPGEDARSAAVREVREETGLVLAPAELVGPVFTRSAVFDFFAESCRQDEEIFLARVVPRDDDQALSREGWTDLELDVLDELRWWELDALRLVTEEVFPLGLADLVQGLLPRWDGITRHL
- the ruvA gene encoding Holliday junction branch migration protein RuvA; the protein is MIASVRGTVLAVRLDAAVIEVGGVGMLVHATPATLAGLRPGAPARLATALVVREDSLTLFGFADDDEREVFEVVQTVSGVGPRLALAMLAVHSPDGLRRAVAGEDLAALKRVPGIGHKGAQRIVLELADRLGAPSSAPDAGPAQQDDRRSQVVDALVGLGWTARAAEDAVAGVLDGATGPVGGDEVAGVLRSALRALGGVRG
- the ruvC gene encoding crossover junction endodeoxyribonuclease RuvC, translated to MRVLGVDPGLTRCGLGVVDGLSGRRVALVAVGVARSDPDLDADQRLLLIATAIDEWIEEHAPDAVAVERVFAQHNVSTVMGTAQVAGIAMLAAARRRIPVALHTPSEVKAAVTGNGRAEKLQVQSMVARLLSLDELPKPADAADALALAICHLWRPAGALGAPQRAPGSLTAAQRAWASAEQAARRASRG
- the ruvB gene encoding Holliday junction branch migration DNA helicase RuvB; amino-acid sequence: MADDALAGPEVDDFVVRPEADDLERAAEAALRPRRLEEFVGQAVVREQLSLVLQAAVGRGRAPDHVLLSGPPGLGKTTLAMIIAAELGASLRVTSGPAIQHAGDLAAVLSSLDEGEVLFIDEIHRIARPAEELLYVAMEDFRVDIIVGKGAGASAIPLSLPPFTVVGATTRAGLLPAPLRDRFGFTGHLDFYSPDELERVLVRSARLMGVDLAPDAVPEIAMRSRGTPRIANRLLRRVRDWAQVRGDGTLSLDAARAALQVYEVDFLGLDRLDRAVLTALCTRFGGGPVGLTTLAVAVGEEPETVETVAEPFLVREGLVGRTARGRIAMPAAWVHLGLTPPAQAESLFG